From a region of the Pan paniscus chromosome 19, NHGRI_mPanPan1-v2.0_pri, whole genome shotgun sequence genome:
- the SPATA22 gene encoding spermatogenesis-associated protein 22 isoform X7, producing the protein MKRSLNENSARSTADWAWEAVNPELAPVMKTVDTGQIPHSVSRPLRSQDSVFNSIQSNTGRSQGGWSYRDGNKNTPLKTWNKNDFKPQCKRTNLVANDGKNSCPVSSGAQQQKRSRIPEPPNLSRNKETELLRQTHSSKISGCTMRGLDKNSALQTLKPNFQQNQYRKQMLDDIPEDNTLKETSLYQLQFKEKASSLRIISAVIEGVKYWREHAQKTVLLFEVLAVLDSAVTPGPYYSKTFLMRDGKNTLPCVFYEIDRELPRLIRGRVHRCVGNYDQKKNIFKCVSVRPASVSEQKTFQAFVKIADVEMQYYINVMNET; encoded by the exons ATTGGGCCTGGGAAGCTGTGAATCCAGAGTTGGCTCCTGTAATGAAAACAGTGGACACCGG GCAAATACCACATTCAGTTTCTCGTCCTCTGAGAAGTCAAGATTCTGTCTTTAACTCTATTCAATCAAATACTGGAAGAAGCCAGGGTGGTTGGAG CTACAGAGATGGTAACAAAAATACCCCCTTGAAAACttggaataaaaatgattttaagccTCAATGTAAACGAACAAACTTAGTGGCAAATGATGGAAAAAATTCTTGTCCAGTGAGTTCGGGAGCTCAACAACAAAAACGATCAAGAATACCTGAACCTCCTAACTTATCTCGCAACAAAGAAACCGAGCTACTCAGACAAACACATTCATCAAAAATATCTGGCTGCACAATGAGAGGGCTAGACAAAAACAGTGCACTACAGACACTTAAGCCCAATTTTCAACAAAATCAATATAGGAAACAAATGTTGGATGATATTCCAGAAGACAACACCCTGAAG gaaacCTCATTGTATCAGTTACAGTTTAAGGAAAAAGCTAGTTCTTTAAGAATTATTTCTGCAGTTATTGAAGGTGTGAAGTATTGGCGTGAACACGCACAGAAAACTGTACTTCTTTTTGAAGTATTAG CTGTTCTTGATTCAGCTGTTACACCTGGCCCATATTATTCGAAGACTTTTCTTATGAGGGATGGGAAAAATACTCTGCCTTGTGTCTTTTATGAAATC gaTCGTGAACTTCCGAGACTGATTAGAGGCCGAGTTCATAGATGTGTTGGCAACTATGaccagaaaaagaacattttcaaaTGTGTTTCTGTCAGACCGGCGTCTGTTTCTGAACAAAAAACTTTCCAGGCATTTGTCAAAATTGCAGATGTTGAGATGCAGTATTATATTAATGTGATGAATGAAACTTAA